One uncultured Alphaproteobacteria bacterium genomic region harbors:
- the ydhJ gene encoding undecaprenyl pyrophosphate phosphatase (Evidence 2a : Function of homologous gene experimentally demonstrated in an other organism; PubMedId : 12900028; Product type e : enzyme) translates to MKPALLLLGRYALTIGFVAIATVVAAQAWIRSARTPWTRDGRVSAEVVQIAPEVSGTISAVSVADNQYVHRGDVLYVIDPERFRLAVASAQADVEARRQDMLVREATAQRRSRLRERGIVSQENLQQTSGAAAVAAADYRRASTALDLAKLDLARSVIRSPVDGYVTNLRLRPGDYATAGATKIAVLDSSSFWITGYFEETKLRHIRVGNPAQITLMGFDQPVSGHVESIGRGIDNGNDAPGHLGLPSVEATFSWVRLAQRIPVRIHIDRVPPGVELAAGLTASVAVGPAIVGDATESRLVSLLRSIP, encoded by the coding sequence ATGAAACCCGCGTTGTTACTGCTCGGCCGCTATGCCCTGACCATCGGCTTCGTCGCCATCGCCACTGTCGTCGCGGCGCAGGCGTGGATACGGTCGGCGCGAACGCCCTGGACCCGCGACGGCCGCGTCAGCGCGGAAGTCGTCCAGATCGCGCCGGAAGTCTCCGGCACCATCAGCGCCGTGTCGGTGGCCGACAATCAGTATGTCCATCGGGGCGACGTTCTTTACGTGATCGATCCCGAACGGTTCCGGCTTGCCGTGGCGTCGGCACAGGCCGATGTCGAGGCCCGGCGTCAGGACATGCTCGTTCGGGAAGCGACGGCGCAGCGACGCAGCCGGCTCCGGGAACGGGGCATCGTGTCTCAGGAAAATCTCCAGCAAACCAGCGGCGCGGCGGCGGTGGCGGCCGCCGACTATCGGAGGGCCTCGACGGCCCTCGATCTCGCCAAACTCGATCTCGCCCGTTCCGTCATCCGCTCGCCGGTCGACGGCTATGTCACCAATCTGAGGCTGCGGCCCGGCGATTACGCGACGGCCGGTGCAACCAAGATCGCCGTTCTCGACTCGTCAAGTTTCTGGATCACCGGATATTTCGAGGAGACCAAGCTTCGGCACATCCGCGTCGGCAACCCGGCGCAAATCACGCTGATGGGCTTCGATCAACCCGTGTCCGGCCATGTCGAAAGCATCGGCCGCGGCATCGACAACGGCAACGACGCCCCCGGTCATCTCGGCCTGCCCAGCGTAGAGGCGACATTCAGCTGGGTGCGCCTGGCCCAGCGCATTCCGGTGCGTATCCATATCGACCGGGTGCCGCCCGGCGTCGAATTGGCGGCAGGACTGACGGCGAGTGTCGCCGTCGGACCGGCGATCGTCGGCGATGCGACGGAAAGCCGTCTGGTCTCCTTGTTGAGATCGATTCCGTGA
- a CDS encoding conserved hypothetical protein (Evidence 4 : Homologs of previously reported genes of unknown function) produces the protein MIVDVDVGGVLLPGLLVLAVVALLATIVVLRFLSIAGGRRVFVHRPLVEIAAFALIYGLLVQTLPFTGLFS, from the coding sequence ATGATCGTCGACGTCGATGTCGGGGGCGTTCTGCTCCCCGGGCTGCTGGTGCTGGCGGTCGTCGCGCTGCTCGCCACCATCGTGGTGCTCCGTTTCCTGTCCATCGCGGGGGGGCGCCGTGTGTTCGTCCATCGGCCGCTCGTCGAGATCGCCGCTTTCGCCCTCATCTACGGTCTGCTCGTGCAGACCTTGCCATTCACCGGATTGTTCTCATGA